In a genomic window of Vicinamibacterales bacterium:
- a CDS encoding ADOP family duplicated permease → MITFLKDLRHGVRLFVRQPGYAWAAAATLALAIGANTVIFSFANLLLLKPLPITAPDRLGWVFANGPNAPVDRASVSLPEYVAYRDGATAFAQLAAWRRDTVVLRAGDAGAERAAAQFVVGDLQGLWGLRTVRGRTLSKDDEGQAARPVAVLSHRYWATRFGGADLVGADLVVDGRRRTVVGVLTPDIELGNLSEIDVWLPLGPEPALASRTQRGWRPVGRLAPSATIETANAQVAAIGHRLAATYPESRDWTVRVGPTRDALGGGDTWIVLSMLGAVVGLLLVLACANIMNLLVARLIGRRHELAMRTALGATRGRVARQIVAESLSVGLAGFALGVALGWAGLQAVHALATEPFFEQVVIDARVVGFALALAFVAPVAFAVAPTLRVLRQDALPTLNDASGRAVGGHRLARSRSVLVVVQVSLAVTLLVVAGLVVKSVRAVVTADLGYDPAPLATVAFDVPAFMTQEDDAALAVRRRILDEATRLPGASAATLASVLPAIQFPQTTPFTIADRPAERDRDRPTTGLTVVGTDFFHVTGIAMVAGRGFTSADRTAARAPIVVSREAVRRYWQDQPDAALGAVVLLPRPDGAAPVEAVVVGVARDLANADLDRRPEPQLFVLDDHVPSRRMYLVVRGDRPAELAGRLSGAIHAVAPDIPTERALTGPAALEREQGSGLLLSALFAAFAGVAVLLAATGLYGVMSYAVSQRTPEIALRLALGASGRDIARDVMGRTVGLAAIGAVAGLGGAALLAQGMRSVLFGVTTTDPVTYAGAAALALSAAAVAAWTPMRRAAGIDPIAALRQA, encoded by the coding sequence ATGATCACGTTCCTCAAGGATCTCCGGCACGGAGTCCGGCTGTTCGTGCGCCAGCCGGGCTACGCGTGGGCCGCTGCCGCCACGCTGGCCCTGGCCATCGGCGCCAACACCGTCATCTTCTCCTTCGCCAACCTCCTCCTGCTGAAGCCCTTGCCCATCACGGCGCCCGACCGGCTCGGCTGGGTCTTCGCCAACGGCCCGAACGCCCCGGTGGACCGCGCCAGCGTCTCGCTGCCCGAGTACGTCGCCTACCGCGACGGGGCCACGGCCTTCGCCCAGCTCGCGGCATGGCGCCGCGACACGGTCGTGCTGCGCGCGGGTGACGCCGGCGCCGAGCGGGCCGCCGCACAGTTCGTCGTCGGGGATCTCCAGGGCCTGTGGGGGCTCCGGACCGTTCGCGGACGGACGCTCTCGAAGGACGACGAGGGCCAGGCGGCGCGGCCCGTGGCCGTCCTGAGCCACCGCTACTGGGCGACGCGTTTCGGCGGGGCGGACCTCGTCGGCGCGGACCTCGTCGTCGACGGCCGCCGCCGCACCGTGGTCGGCGTGCTCACGCCGGACATCGAGCTCGGCAACCTCTCGGAGATCGACGTGTGGCTGCCGCTCGGACCCGAGCCCGCGCTCGCCAGCCGCACCCAGCGCGGCTGGCGCCCGGTGGGACGGCTCGCGCCGTCCGCCACCATCGAGACCGCGAACGCGCAGGTGGCGGCGATCGGCCACCGGCTCGCCGCCACCTATCCAGAGAGCCGCGACTGGACGGTTCGGGTCGGCCCAACGCGCGACGCGCTCGGGGGTGGCGACACCTGGATCGTCCTCTCGATGCTCGGCGCCGTCGTGGGCCTGCTGCTGGTCCTCGCCTGCGCGAACATCATGAACCTGCTCGTCGCGCGGCTCATCGGGCGGCGTCACGAACTCGCGATGCGAACGGCCCTCGGCGCGACACGGGGCCGCGTTGCGCGCCAGATCGTCGCCGAGAGCCTGTCGGTGGGTCTGGCTGGATTCGCGTTGGGCGTGGCGCTCGGCTGGGCGGGCCTCCAGGCCGTGCACGCGCTGGCCACCGAGCCGTTCTTCGAGCAGGTGGTCATCGACGCGCGCGTGGTCGGCTTCGCCCTCGCGCTCGCGTTCGTGGCGCCCGTGGCGTTCGCGGTGGCGCCGACGCTGCGCGTGCTCCGCCAGGACGCGCTGCCGACGCTGAACGACGCGTCTGGCCGCGCCGTCGGCGGCCACCGGCTGGCGCGGAGCCGCTCCGTGCTCGTCGTCGTGCAGGTGAGCCTGGCGGTGACGCTGCTGGTCGTGGCCGGCCTCGTCGTGAAGTCCGTGCGCGCGGTCGTCACGGCGGACCTCGGCTACGATCCGGCGCCGCTGGCCACCGTGGCGTTCGACGTGCCGGCCTTCATGACGCAGGAGGACGACGCGGCCCTCGCCGTGCGCCGGCGAATCCTGGACGAGGCCACGCGCCTCCCGGGCGCGTCCGCAGCGACGCTCGCCTCGGTGCTCCCGGCCATCCAGTTCCCCCAGACGACGCCCTTCACGATCGCCGACCGGCCGGCGGAGCGCGATCGCGATCGCCCCACGACCGGCCTCACCGTGGTCGGCACCGACTTCTTCCATGTGACGGGGATAGCCATGGTCGCCGGCCGCGGGTTCACGAGCGCCGACCGGACGGCGGCCCGGGCGCCCATCGTGGTGTCGCGCGAGGCCGTGAGGCGCTACTGGCAGGACCAGCCCGACGCCGCGCTCGGCGCGGTCGTCCTCCTGCCCAGGCCTGACGGTGCCGCGCCGGTCGAAGCGGTCGTGGTCGGCGTTGCCCGCGACCTCGCCAACGCGGACCTCGATCGGAGGCCCGAGCCGCAGCTGTTCGTGCTCGACGATCACGTGCCGAGCCGTCGCATGTATCTCGTGGTGCGCGGCGATCGGCCGGCCGAACTGGCCGGACGCTTGTCCGGGGCGATCCATGCCGTGGCGCCGGACATTCCGACCGAGCGGGCCCTGACCGGGCCCGCGGCCCTGGAGCGCGAGCAGGGCTCGGGGCTCCTCCTGAGCGCGCTCTTCGCGGCGTTCGCGGGCGTCGCCGTGCTGCTGGCCGCCACGGGTCTCTACGGGGTGATGTCGTACGCCGTCAGCCAGCGCACGCCCGAAATCGCGCTCCGGCTGGCGCTCGGTGCGTCTGGCAGGGACATCGCGCGCGACGTCATGGGCCGCACCGTCGGTCTCGCCGCGATCGGCGCCGTCGCCGGCCTGGGCGGCGCCGCGCTCCTGGCCCAGGGGATGCGATCCGTGCTCTTCGGCGTGACGACGACCGATCCCGTCACGTACGCGGGCGCGGCGGCACTGGCGCTTTCGGCCGCCGCCGTGGCGGCATGGACACCGATGCGGCGGGCTGCCGGCATCGACCCGATCGCCGCTTTGCGTCAGGCCTGA
- a CDS encoding PadR family transcriptional regulator translates to MPDVILGEFEQTVLLAVLHAGTSAYGIPVWREIESRAERKASLAAVYKTLDRLEQKGYVRSRVGEPSAERGGRARRVYAVSAAGMRALRGSLGALQRMTRGLEDLLSPS, encoded by the coding sequence ATGCCCGACGTCATCCTCGGAGAGTTCGAACAGACCGTCCTGCTGGCGGTGCTCCATGCGGGCACCTCCGCATACGGTATCCCCGTCTGGCGCGAGATCGAGTCGCGGGCGGAGCGCAAGGCATCCCTCGCCGCCGTCTACAAGACTCTCGACCGCCTCGAGCAGAAAGGCTACGTCCGGAGCCGCGTGGGTGAGCCGTCCGCCGAGCGCGGCGGCCGTGCGCGCCGCGTCTACGCCGTCAGCGCCGCCGGGATGCGGGCGCTCCGGGGATCGCTCGGCGCCCTGCAGCGCATGACGCGCGGGCTCGAGGACCTGCTGAGCCCGTCATGA
- a CDS encoding NapC/NirT family cytochrome c encodes MSIARTPLAAFGVVLATACALLFVLALGAESYGLIQNPYVGILIFGALPLGLLLGLACILVGNLLARRRGREVVWPVVNLANRGQRIFVMGLLAASLVNIVILSAAGYGAVHYMETPSFCGQVCHEVMEPEYVGHAAGPHANVTCVSCHVGSGANALVASKVDGTRRLYKFLTNTASRPIPTPLAEMRPARDTCATCHWPQKIHGDKLRVIKEYGDDEASTETVTTLELHVGGGNSELGVGEGIHWHMNVDNQVEYVTLDRERQDIPYVKLTTRAGEVREYRRPGITDEQLAAGTRRLMDCTDCHNRPSHTFAPSAERAADNALAVNEAPRSLPFVRREMVKALKTDAPTRDAAMTAIDASLRAFYTGPDLPAPVAAADLDQVIRATQLVYRENVFPQMKIGWGTYRSELGHVSSPGCFRCHDEEKATPDGKTIGQDCESCHVMR; translated from the coding sequence ATGTCGATCGCCCGGACGCCTCTGGCAGCGTTCGGCGTCGTCCTCGCGACGGCGTGCGCGCTGCTGTTCGTGCTCGCCCTTGGTGCCGAGTCGTACGGGCTCATCCAGAACCCGTACGTCGGCATCCTGATCTTCGGGGCACTTCCCCTCGGCCTGCTCCTGGGCCTCGCCTGCATCCTGGTCGGCAACCTCCTCGCGCGCCGCCGCGGCCGCGAGGTGGTGTGGCCGGTGGTGAACCTGGCGAACCGCGGCCAGCGCATCTTCGTGATGGGCCTGCTCGCGGCCTCGCTCGTCAACATCGTCATCCTGTCGGCCGCCGGCTACGGCGCCGTGCACTACATGGAGACGCCGTCGTTCTGCGGCCAGGTCTGCCACGAGGTCATGGAGCCGGAGTACGTGGGCCACGCGGCCGGTCCGCACGCCAACGTCACCTGCGTGAGCTGCCACGTGGGCTCGGGCGCCAACGCACTGGTGGCGTCGAAGGTCGACGGCACGCGGCGCCTCTACAAGTTCCTCACGAACACCGCCAGCCGCCCGATCCCCACCCCGCTGGCCGAAATGCGGCCCGCACGGGACACCTGCGCGACCTGCCACTGGCCGCAGAAGATTCACGGGGACAAGCTCCGCGTGATCAAGGAATACGGCGACGACGAGGCCTCCACCGAGACCGTCACGACCCTCGAGCTCCACGTCGGCGGCGGCAACAGCGAGCTCGGCGTCGGCGAGGGCATCCACTGGCACATGAACGTGGACAACCAGGTCGAGTACGTGACGCTGGATCGGGAGCGGCAGGACATCCCGTACGTGAAGCTCACGACGCGCGCCGGCGAAGTCCGCGAGTACCGCCGGCCCGGCATCACCGACGAGCAGCTCGCCGCCGGCACCCGCCGGCTCATGGACTGCACCGACTGCCACAACCGTCCGAGCCATACGTTCGCGCCCTCGGCCGAACGGGCCGCCGACAACGCCCTCGCCGTCAACGAGGCACCGCGGTCGCTGCCGTTCGTGCGGCGGGAGATGGTCAAGGCACTGAAGACCGACGCGCCCACCCGCGATGCGGCCATGACGGCCATCGACGCCAGCCTGCGCGCGTTCTACACGGGTCCGGACCTGCCGGCGCCCGTCGCGGCCGCGGACCTCGACCAGGTGATCCGGGCGACGCAGCTCGTCTACCGGGAGAACGTCTTCCCGCAGATGAAGATCGGCTGGGGCACCTACCGGTCGGAACTCGGCCACGTGTCGTCACCCGGGTGCTTCCGGTGCCACGACGAGGAGAAGGCCACCCCCGACGGGAAGACGATCGGCCAGGACTGCGAGTCCTGCCACGTCATGCGCTAG
- a CDS encoding cytochrome c has translation MTTRLRTIVILAGLAVWAVPALAQDAAQVAKGKTVYDAQKCSLCHAVAGRGNAKGPLDDVGKRLSADEIRKWIVTPKDMTSPTNRKPAMRAYPSLPAEDLDALVAYMRSLKG, from the coding sequence GTGACCACTCGACTGCGAACGATCGTGATCCTGGCGGGTCTGGCAGTGTGGGCCGTGCCGGCCCTCGCGCAGGACGCTGCCCAGGTGGCCAAGGGCAAGACCGTCTACGACGCCCAGAAGTGCTCGCTCTGCCACGCCGTCGCCGGCCGCGGCAATGCGAAGGGGCCGCTGGACGACGTCGGCAAGCGGCTCAGCGCCGACGAGATCCGGAAATGGATCGTCACGCCGAAGGACATGACGTCGCCGACGAACCGCAAGCCGGCGATGCGCGCCTATCCGTCCCTGCCGGCGGAGGATCTCGACGCGCTCGTCGCCTACATGCGCTCCCTCAAAGGCTAG
- a CDS encoding ankyrin repeat domain-containing protein encodes MRLRFSLPLLAAVVMTAMVGAAPAVSPVADAAMKGDRAAVKALIAQGADVNAAQGDGMSALHWAADRGDADLAEMLVYAGANPRAVTRIGQYTPLHLASRAGSLGVVQVLLKNGAEADAKTSVSGATPLHLAASSGNAAVINALLDAKADVNAKESEWGQTPLIFAASLNRVEAIKALLARGADPSITSHALDLQKHMPLDRASNQRFAKVLESTAGKNATPSPSQLQAAVQASRELYASGKVPEPDPNERGRGGRGGGGQQAAGGDPGQGGQGQGGQQQFFEQTPGLTFKGGLTALLHASRQGHLGAATALLDGGANVNEVSAGDGTSPLLMATINGQFDMAMLLLEHGADPNLAAKGSAATPLWTAINTQWQPRTRFPQPQETELQKATYLDVVARLLEKGADPNARIAQHPWYMVYSGCGNRNCGLADTSGSTAFWRAAYGTDVEAMRLLMKAGADPNIPSMAPKQAVRRGPEGGGPGSDGSGRTMSAVEIPKLAPIPWGGPGVSALHAAAGVEYGEGFAGNAHRHAPDSWLAAVRFLVEEAGLDVNARDNDGYTPLHHAAARGDNDVILYLVGKGADPTIVARNGQTVADMANGPVQRVSPFPATVALLEKLGSKNNHRCVSC; translated from the coding sequence ATGCGACTGCGATTCAGCCTGCCGCTCCTGGCGGCGGTCGTGATGACGGCGATGGTCGGCGCGGCCCCGGCCGTCTCCCCGGTGGCGGATGCCGCCATGAAGGGCGACCGCGCCGCGGTGAAGGCGCTCATCGCGCAGGGCGCCGACGTCAACGCGGCGCAGGGCGACGGCATGAGCGCCCTGCACTGGGCCGCCGACCGCGGCGACGCGGACCTGGCCGAGATGCTCGTCTACGCCGGTGCGAACCCGCGGGCCGTGACGCGCATCGGGCAGTACACGCCGCTCCATCTCGCCAGCCGCGCGGGCAGCCTCGGCGTGGTCCAGGTGCTCCTGAAGAACGGCGCCGAGGCGGATGCCAAGACGTCGGTCAGTGGGGCCACGCCCCTGCACCTGGCGGCCTCGTCGGGCAACGCCGCCGTGATCAACGCCCTGCTCGACGCCAAGGCCGACGTGAACGCGAAGGAGTCCGAGTGGGGACAGACCCCGCTCATCTTCGCGGCGTCCCTGAATCGCGTCGAGGCCATCAAGGCCCTCCTGGCGCGCGGCGCCGACCCGAGCATCACCAGCCATGCCCTGGATCTCCAGAAGCACATGCCGCTCGACCGCGCGTCGAACCAGCGCTTCGCGAAGGTGCTCGAGAGCACGGCGGGCAAGAACGCCACGCCGTCGCCCAGCCAGCTTCAGGCCGCCGTGCAGGCCAGCCGCGAGCTGTACGCGTCGGGCAAGGTACCGGAACCCGATCCCAACGAGCGCGGCCGCGGCGGGCGCGGTGGCGGCGGGCAACAGGCGGCCGGCGGCGACCCGGGCCAGGGCGGCCAGGGGCAGGGGGGGCAGCAGCAGTTCTTCGAGCAGACCCCGGGACTGACCTTCAAGGGCGGTCTCACGGCGCTCCTCCACGCCTCGCGCCAGGGCCACCTCGGCGCGGCGACGGCCCTCCTCGACGGGGGCGCGAACGTGAACGAGGTGAGCGCCGGCGACGGGACGAGCCCGCTGCTCATGGCCACCATCAACGGTCAGTTCGACATGGCGATGCTGCTCCTGGAGCACGGCGCCGATCCCAACCTGGCGGCCAAGGGCAGCGCCGCCACCCCGCTCTGGACCGCCATCAACACGCAGTGGCAGCCCCGGACGCGCTTCCCGCAGCCCCAGGAAACGGAGCTGCAGAAGGCCACCTACCTCGACGTCGTGGCCCGCTTGCTTGAGAAGGGCGCGGACCCCAACGCCCGCATCGCCCAGCACCCGTGGTACATGGTCTACAGCGGCTGCGGCAACCGGAACTGCGGCCTGGCCGACACCTCCGGCTCCACGGCGTTCTGGCGGGCCGCGTACGGCACCGACGTCGAGGCCATGCGTCTCCTGATGAAGGCCGGCGCGGATCCGAACATCCCCTCGATGGCGCCGAAGCAGGCCGTGCGCCGGGGCCCCGAGGGTGGCGGTCCGGGGTCCGACGGCTCGGGCCGCACGATGTCGGCCGTGGAGATTCCAAAGCTGGCCCCGATCCCGTGGGGCGGTCCCGGCGTGTCGGCGCTGCACGCGGCCGCAGGCGTCGAGTACGGCGAGGGCTTCGCGGGCAACGCGCACCGGCACGCGCCGGACAGCTGGCTCGCGGCGGTCAGGTTCCTCGTGGAGGAAGCCGGCCTCGACGTGAACGCCCGTGACAACGACGGCTACACGCCGCTCCACCATGCCGCCGCGCGCGGCGACAACGACGTGATCCTGTATCTCGTCGGCAAGGGCGCCGACCCGACGATCGTCGCCAGGAACGGCCAGACCGTGGCCGACATGGCCAACGGTCCCGTTCAGCGCGTGTCGCCCTTCCCCGCCACCGTGGCCCTGCTCGAGAAGCTGGGCTCGAAGAACAATCACCGGTGCGTGTCCTGCTAG
- a CDS encoding DUF1552 domain-containing protein has product MSFITGKQLPRRTFLRGAGATIALPFLEAMVPAGRALAKTPERTRLVCIEEVHGLAGCNDWAAKQLLFAPATTGRDFQLVNDNALKSLEPYRDYLTIVSNTDVRMAEAFTLPEIGGDHFRSSAVFLTQSHPKQTQGSDIWCGTSMDQLYAQKFGQSTPLPSMQFCIENLDQAGGCTYNYSCAYTDSISWASPNDPLPMIRDPRVAFDMLFGSGSSKEDREARRQSRRSILDWIAGQVTDVRNELGSSDRTRLDKYLDHVREIERRIQAIEARNTSGEARELPGAPAGVPDSFSEHMHLLFDLQVLALESDMTRIITFKTGRDSQNRVFPESGSDQPFHPASHHGNREDRIMEFNKICKYRVGMLPYFLDKMKSSMEGDASLLDKTVVVWGSPMADANVHNHRRCPLVLLGKGNGMLSGNMHVKAADGTPMANAMLTLLHNLGLDDMQSFGDSTGELSLTQSTVTVA; this is encoded by the coding sequence ATGTCGTTCATCACCGGTAAGCAGCTGCCCCGCCGCACCTTCCTGCGCGGTGCCGGAGCCACGATCGCCCTGCCGTTCCTCGAGGCGATGGTGCCGGCCGGGCGTGCGCTGGCCAAGACGCCCGAGCGCACGCGCCTCGTCTGCATCGAGGAGGTGCACGGCCTGGCGGGCTGCAACGACTGGGCGGCCAAGCAGCTGCTCTTCGCGCCGGCCACGACCGGCCGCGACTTCCAGCTCGTGAACGACAACGCGCTGAAGTCGCTCGAGCCGTACCGCGACTACCTCACCATCGTCAGCAACACCGACGTGCGGATGGCCGAGGCCTTCACGCTGCCCGAGATCGGCGGCGACCACTTCCGCTCGAGCGCGGTCTTCCTGACGCAGTCGCACCCGAAGCAGACGCAGGGCTCGGACATCTGGTGCGGCACCTCCATGGACCAGCTCTACGCCCAGAAGTTCGGGCAGTCCACGCCCCTGCCCTCGATGCAGTTCTGCATCGAGAACCTCGACCAGGCCGGCGGCTGCACCTACAACTACTCCTGCGCCTACACCGACTCGATCAGCTGGGCCTCGCCGAACGACCCGCTGCCGATGATTCGCGACCCTCGCGTGGCCTTCGACATGCTGTTCGGCTCGGGCAGCTCGAAGGAAGACCGCGAGGCGCGGCGGCAGTCGCGGCGCAGCATCCTGGACTGGATCGCCGGCCAGGTCACGGACGTCCGCAACGAGCTCGGCTCGAGCGACCGCACCCGCCTCGACAAGTACCTCGACCACGTGCGTGAGATCGAACGCCGCATCCAGGCGATCGAGGCCCGCAACACCAGCGGCGAGGCGCGCGAGCTGCCGGGCGCCCCGGCCGGCGTGCCCGACTCGTTCTCCGAGCACATGCACTTGCTGTTCGACCTCCAGGTGCTGGCGCTCGAATCCGACATGACCCGCATCATCACGTTCAAGACGGGCCGCGACTCGCAGAACCGGGTCTTCCCGGAGAGCGGCTCCGATCAGCCGTTCCACCCGGCCTCGCACCACGGCAACCGCGAGGACCGGATCATGGAGTTCAACAAGATCTGCAAGTACCGCGTCGGCATGCTGCCCTACTTCCTCGACAAGATGAAGTCGTCGATGGAAGGCGACGCGAGCCTGCTCGACAAGACCGTCGTGGTGTGGGGGTCGCCCATGGCGGACGCCAACGTCCACAACCACCGCCGCTGCCCGCTCGTCCTCCTGGGCAAGGGCAACGGGATGCTGTCGGGCAACATGCACGTCAAGGCGGCCGACGGCACGCCGATGGCCAACGCGATGCTCACGCTCCTCCACAACCTCGGGCTCGACGACATGCAGAGCTTCGGCGACAGCACGGGCGAGCTCTCGCTCACGCAGTCCACGGTCACCGTGGCCTAG
- a CDS encoding DUF1592 domain-containing protein yields the protein MTRLGVKVLGTAVVGFALVASAAAERGQQAPGRAAASPARPAASHVALPALSARQQSELVAQYCAGCHSDRAKAGGLSLAGFDAMKAQERQDIVEKMIRKMSAGLMPPPGAKRPEPATLDALTGALESRMDELAASHPNPGRRTFQRLNRPEYERAIRELLDLDVDAGNWLPLDRKSANFDNIADEQALSPTLLEGYLNAAADISRMAVGDRKAAKVDVVYTNSSYVSQHPWDHVEGAPYGTRGGLVVNHVFPADAEYEFELLVISGDNARYEDIDVSIDGERVALIKFENGPAAAADGRGGMPLRTERIVVRAGEHRVSAAFVRRSDGPYEDLIRPHDWSYAGGGSGGAGITTLPHLRDLLIAGPINPTGVSDTPSRQRVFSCRPTSAAQEVPCARSILARIGSDAYRRPMAAAEIDSLMPFFEKGSAEGGFEAGVRQALEAILASPHFVFRMERERPAAAGAETTRVADLDLASRLSFFLWALPPDQELIDLARAGRLGTPGAIEKQAARMLADPRSEALGSRFAAQWLRLQDLDKVHPDPNFFPNFDENVADAMKQETILFFNDLVKQDKSFMDFFTADYTFVNERLANHYGIPGIAGTHFRKVTYPDARRRGILGQGSVLVQTSLANRTSPVLRGKWIMEVLLGTPPPAPPPNVPTLDEQANAKDGKLLTTRERMEIHRKNPTCNACHRLMDPIGLSLDSFDVTGRWRERENGMPLDTRGDYYDGSHINNLDQLSAALLRRPAPLVRNFTENLMRYALGRRLEDYDMPTVRAIARQAEAGGYKMSSFIMSVVKSDAFQRRHVDAGPVTTTEAASEAGKQQR from the coding sequence ATGACGCGTCTTGGAGTGAAGGTCCTGGGCACGGCGGTGGTGGGCTTCGCGCTCGTCGCTTCCGCCGCCGCTGAACGCGGCCAGCAAGCCCCCGGCCGCGCCGCCGCCTCGCCAGCCCGGCCGGCGGCGTCGCACGTCGCGCTTCCGGCGCTGTCCGCGCGGCAGCAGAGCGAGCTGGTCGCGCAGTACTGCGCCGGCTGCCACAGCGACCGTGCCAAGGCCGGCGGGCTTTCGCTGGCCGGCTTCGACGCCATGAAGGCGCAGGAGCGCCAGGACATCGTCGAGAAGATGATCCGGAAGATGAGCGCCGGGCTCATGCCGCCGCCCGGCGCGAAGCGGCCCGAGCCGGCCACGCTCGACGCGCTCACGGGCGCGCTGGAATCGCGGATGGACGAACTGGCCGCGAGCCACCCGAATCCCGGGCGCCGCACCTTCCAGCGTCTGAACCGGCCCGAGTACGAGCGCGCCATCCGGGAGCTCCTGGATCTCGACGTGGACGCCGGCAACTGGCTCCCGCTGGACCGCAAGAGCGCGAACTTCGACAACATCGCCGACGAGCAGGCCCTGTCGCCCACCCTCCTCGAGGGCTACCTGAACGCGGCGGCCGACATCAGCCGCATGGCCGTCGGCGATCGCAAGGCCGCGAAGGTGGACGTCGTCTACACGAACTCCAGCTACGTGTCGCAGCATCCCTGGGACCACGTGGAGGGCGCGCCGTACGGCACGCGCGGCGGCCTCGTCGTGAACCACGTCTTCCCCGCCGACGCCGAGTACGAGTTCGAGCTGCTGGTCATCTCCGGCGACAACGCCCGCTACGAGGACATCGACGTCTCGATCGACGGGGAGCGCGTGGCCCTCATCAAGTTCGAGAACGGGCCGGCCGCGGCGGCCGACGGGCGCGGCGGGATGCCGCTCAGGACCGAGCGGATCGTGGTCCGCGCCGGCGAGCACCGCGTGTCGGCGGCCTTCGTCCGCCGCAGCGACGGTCCCTACGAGGATCTGATCCGCCCGCACGACTGGTCCTACGCGGGCGGCGGCTCGGGCGGAGCCGGCATCACCACGCTGCCCCACCTGCGCGATCTGCTCATCGCCGGGCCCATCAATCCCACCGGCGTCTCGGACACGCCGAGCCGCCAGCGCGTCTTCTCGTGCCGCCCGACCTCGGCGGCGCAGGAGGTTCCCTGCGCCCGGTCGATCCTGGCGCGGATCGGCTCCGACGCCTACCGTCGGCCGATGGCCGCGGCGGAGATCGACAGCCTGATGCCGTTCTTCGAGAAGGGATCGGCCGAGGGCGGGTTCGAAGCCGGCGTCCGGCAGGCGCTGGAGGCGATTCTCGCCAGCCCGCATTTCGTCTTCCGCATGGAGCGCGAGCGTCCGGCGGCCGCGGGGGCGGAGACGACGCGCGTCGCGGACCTGGATCTGGCCTCGCGGCTCTCGTTCTTCCTCTGGGCGCTGCCACCCGACCAGGAGCTCATCGATCTGGCGAGGGCCGGCCGCCTCGGCACGCCCGGCGCCATCGAGAAGCAGGCCGCGCGCATGCTGGCCGATCCGCGATCCGAGGCCCTGGGGTCGCGCTTCGCGGCGCAGTGGCTGCGCCTGCAGGACCTGGACAAGGTCCATCCGGATCCGAACTTCTTCCCGAACTTCGACGAGAACGTGGCCGACGCGATGAAGCAGGAGACGATCCTGTTCTTCAACGATCTCGTGAAGCAGGACAAGAGCTTCATGGACTTCTTCACGGCCGACTACACGTTCGTGAACGAGCGGCTGGCCAATCACTACGGCATCCCGGGCATCGCCGGCACGCACTTCCGCAAGGTCACGTATCCCGATGCCCGCCGGCGCGGCATCCTCGGCCAGGGCAGCGTGCTCGTGCAGACGTCGCTGGCCAACCGCACTTCGCCGGTACTGCGGGGCAAGTGGATCATGGAGGTGCTGCTCGGCACGCCGCCGCCCGCCCCGCCGCCGAACGTCCCGACGCTGGACGAGCAGGCGAACGCCAAGGACGGCAAGCTCCTGACGACGCGTGAGCGGATGGAGATCCACCGCAAGAACCCGACCTGCAACGCCTGCCACCGGCTGATGGACCCGATCGGGCTCTCGCTCGACAGCTTCGACGTGACCGGCCGCTGGCGGGAGCGCGAGAACGGCATGCCGCTCGACACGCGCGGCGACTACTACGACGGTTCGCACATCAACAACCTCGACCAGCTGTCCGCGGCCCTCCTCCGGCGGCCGGCGCCGCTCGTGCGCAACTTCACGGAGAACCTGATGCGGTACGCGCTGGGCCGGCGGCTCGAGGACTACGACATGCCGACCGTGCGCGCGATCGCCCGTCAGGCCGAGGCCGGCGGCTACAAGATGTCGTCGTTCATCATGAGCGTCGTGAAGAGCGACGCGTTCCAGCGCAGGCACGTGGATGCCGGTCCGGTCACGACGACCGAGGCCGCGTCCGAGGCCGGCAAGCAGCAGCGGTAG